From one Paenibacillus terrae HPL-003 genomic stretch:
- a CDS encoding ABC transporter substrate-binding protein has translation MLKKGLSLIVVLSTLLWTAGCASNANSPSASSGEKGAEASAPPKAITLAYSEGGSTMDPTEASDLTSDTLVLALYDQLVTYGKKSTDSGEVADTETIKPMLAEKWDVSADNMTYTMHLRKDVKFQSGNPLTANSVLYSFERLKNSDSGSFLYGMSSIKTATAPDEHTVVITLSQPNHMFLQILSLYNFSIVDDVLVKENGDGEYLKTHAAGSGPFKLEKWDPATEAVFNANASYWQEAPSLSKVTMKFTKEASNRVLLLDKGDVDMAIEIPAKDVAKLETNTDLKVQSNASNRILYFAMNNKIKPFNNPKVRQAISYAIPYDQLIDDVMYGQAKQMKSSVASNTPGYTDAGYNYKYDLNKAKQLLTEAGYPNGFSFDMTLGSGFQDWADDAVLIQAELAKIGVKMNVVNVARAQFLEQQREGNLTAYISKWTSFVNDPGYHLGFLMYSGGSSNYMHYANPEVDKLWEQAGKEQDANKRKELYGKAQELINQDSPWAYLYEYNRVVGMSKDITGYVYYPDEVIRFYSLKKE, from the coding sequence ATGTTGAAAAAAGGTCTTTCTCTAATTGTCGTCTTGTCTACATTGCTTTGGACGGCAGGCTGCGCAAGCAATGCCAACAGCCCGTCCGCTTCATCCGGCGAGAAAGGCGCAGAAGCTTCAGCCCCGCCAAAGGCGATTACGCTTGCCTACTCGGAGGGAGGGTCGACCATGGACCCGACTGAAGCAAGTGATCTTACATCCGATACACTTGTGCTTGCGCTCTATGACCAGCTTGTAACCTACGGCAAAAAGTCTACAGACAGCGGTGAAGTCGCAGATACGGAGACAATCAAGCCCATGCTGGCTGAGAAATGGGACGTTTCCGCTGATAACATGACCTATACAATGCATCTGCGTAAAGACGTTAAATTCCAAAGCGGCAACCCGCTGACCGCCAATTCCGTATTGTATTCCTTTGAGCGGCTCAAAAACTCCGATTCCGGCAGCTTTCTTTACGGCATGAGCTCTATCAAAACCGCTACAGCGCCGGATGAGCACACCGTTGTCATTACATTGTCCCAGCCTAATCATATGTTCCTGCAAATCCTGTCTTTGTATAACTTTTCTATCGTGGATGACGTGCTTGTCAAAGAAAATGGCGATGGCGAGTATTTGAAAACACATGCGGCAGGTTCCGGTCCGTTCAAGCTTGAAAAATGGGACCCTGCGACAGAAGCCGTCTTTAATGCCAATGCCAGCTACTGGCAAGAAGCACCAAGCCTGAGCAAAGTAACTATGAAGTTTACCAAGGAAGCTTCCAACCGTGTACTCCTGCTGGATAAAGGCGATGTCGATATGGCAATTGAAATTCCTGCCAAGGACGTTGCCAAACTGGAAACCAACACCGATTTAAAGGTTCAATCCAACGCAAGTAACCGGATTCTGTATTTCGCCATGAACAACAAAATAAAACCTTTTAATAATCCAAAAGTACGTCAAGCGATTTCTTATGCCATTCCCTATGACCAATTAATCGACGATGTTATGTATGGTCAAGCGAAGCAAATGAAGAGTTCCGTAGCCAGCAACACACCAGGCTACACCGATGCAGGCTACAACTATAAGTATGACCTGAACAAAGCGAAACAGCTGCTTACCGAAGCGGGTTATCCTAATGGCTTTAGTTTTGATATGACCCTGGGCTCTGGCTTCCAGGACTGGGCGGATGACGCCGTGTTGATTCAAGCTGAACTTGCCAAAATCGGTGTAAAGATGAACGTTGTCAATGTTGCCCGTGCACAGTTCCTTGAACAACAAAGAGAAGGCAATCTGACCGCATACATCTCCAAATGGACTTCCTTCGTCAATGACCCGGGTTACCATCTTGGATTCCTGATGTACAGCGGCGGTTCCTCGAACTATATGCATTACGCCAATCCGGAAGTGGATAAGCTGTGGGAACAAGCAGGCAAAGAGCAGGATGCGAATAAACGAAAAGAACTGTATGGCAAAGCACAAGAGCTTATCAATCAAGATTCCCCTTGGGCGTACCTGTATGAATACAATCGGGTTGTTGGCATGAGCAAAGACATCACGGGATATGTATACTACCCGGATGAAGTCATTCGATTCTATTCATTGAAGAAAGAGTAG
- a CDS encoding alpha-L-rhamnosidase translates to MLKVKALRCEHLNNPIGLGCKKPRLSWQIESDKMYVSQKRFQLQVSVNPTFESLIWNHFSYSDQSILFPYEGPPLESGQRYYYRVKVWAQGAGDTEAEESEWSESGFWEMGLLHEQDWKAQWITVKERNINEEFQTRAPFATSKCFSVGGKVKKAVIYATSLGLYELEFNGQKVGDAYFTPGWTDYNDRVQVQAYDVTSVIQEQNNQITATVGEGWYSGYLGWQKRKDTYGDTNALLLQMKISYADGRSELICSDSSWEETNCAILMSDIYNGEIYDARLELRAAEHSSLTERKMMQVVPFPFSHLVAQENEPVRVMNRLKPVELIRTPKGELVLNLGQNMVGWLEFKVEAPAGTVLNLVHGEVLDQQGNFYRDNIRDAAQQITYICSGKGTETFRPHFTFQGFQYVKLEGFPDGVTIEDFTGVVLHSDMETVGLFETSDPKLNQLQHNIVWGQKGNFLDVPTDCPQRDERLGWTGDAQIFARTASFNMNAASFFRKWLKDLAYNQLENGAVPFVVPDVLKGTFADNMDKTTAAWGDAAVICPWTMYQCYGDKQILAQQYDSMKAWVDYIRAQGNEEHLWDTGLQLGDWLALDSEEGSYFGATDGTLVATAYFAYSTHILAQTAKLLNRYTDYSTYQSLHEGIKTAFANRYFDDAGQLTSNTQTAQIVALHFGLVPDKYKTQVIQELVRLIEKNDMHLDTGFVGTPYLCLVLSDNGYTDVAYKILFQNDYPSWLYQVERGATTMWEHWDSIKVDGSFWSTDMNSFNHYSYGSVGDFMYQNIAGIDVLEAGYKKSRLAPKPPANLTSAHGKLETPYGALEVHWEIVNEEMQMTVRVPHNTTAKITLPGVLEPDALQQTIATQYPSIENPPVNIPQELAGRMGIAGEQETFQRSENHEITFTVGSGQYVFQYRYCQTTQVPVHATRG, encoded by the coding sequence ATGCTAAAAGTGAAAGCGCTTAGATGCGAGCATTTAAATAATCCGATTGGACTTGGTTGTAAAAAGCCGCGACTCAGTTGGCAGATTGAATCTGACAAAATGTATGTTTCACAAAAACGGTTCCAATTGCAAGTATCCGTTAATCCTACTTTTGAATCACTGATCTGGAATCATTTTTCCTATTCGGATCAATCCATTCTGTTTCCATATGAAGGCCCTCCGCTGGAATCAGGACAAAGATATTATTATCGGGTAAAAGTGTGGGCTCAGGGAGCGGGTGACACAGAAGCAGAAGAATCGGAATGGAGTGAGTCCGGCTTTTGGGAGATGGGGTTACTCCATGAGCAGGACTGGAAAGCACAATGGATCACGGTGAAGGAGCGGAACATAAATGAAGAGTTTCAGACACGCGCTCCTTTTGCCACTTCCAAGTGTTTTTCAGTCGGGGGAAAAGTGAAAAAAGCAGTCATTTATGCTACAAGCCTGGGTCTGTATGAACTGGAGTTCAATGGGCAAAAAGTGGGCGATGCTTACTTTACCCCGGGATGGACGGATTATAACGATCGTGTCCAGGTGCAAGCGTATGACGTGACTTCTGTCATTCAAGAACAAAATAACCAAATCACAGCAACGGTCGGAGAAGGCTGGTATAGCGGTTATCTGGGCTGGCAGAAGCGCAAGGACACCTACGGGGACACGAATGCATTGCTACTTCAAATGAAGATTAGTTATGCAGATGGCCGTTCTGAACTCATTTGCTCTGATTCTTCCTGGGAGGAAACGAACTGTGCCATTTTAATGTCGGATATTTATAACGGTGAAATCTATGATGCCAGACTTGAGCTGCGGGCAGCCGAACATAGCTCTTTAACCGAGCGGAAAATGATGCAGGTCGTCCCGTTCCCGTTCAGTCATCTGGTTGCTCAGGAGAATGAGCCTGTCCGTGTGATGAACCGGTTGAAGCCTGTTGAGCTCATTCGAACCCCCAAAGGTGAGCTTGTGCTTAACTTGGGCCAAAATATGGTAGGCTGGCTGGAATTTAAAGTTGAAGCGCCCGCAGGTACAGTTTTGAATCTGGTTCATGGTGAAGTGCTGGATCAGCAAGGGAACTTTTACAGAGATAACATTCGTGATGCAGCACAGCAGATTACGTACATTTGCAGTGGAAAGGGGACAGAGACATTTCGGCCACATTTCACTTTCCAAGGCTTTCAATATGTGAAGCTTGAGGGTTTTCCAGATGGCGTTACAATTGAAGACTTTACGGGTGTTGTTCTGCATTCGGACATGGAGACTGTTGGCTTGTTTGAGACATCCGATCCGAAGCTCAATCAACTCCAGCACAATATTGTGTGGGGGCAAAAGGGGAATTTCCTGGATGTGCCAACGGATTGCCCGCAGCGGGATGAGCGATTAGGCTGGACCGGTGATGCACAGATTTTTGCCAGAACGGCCAGCTTCAATATGAATGCAGCTTCTTTCTTCCGAAAGTGGCTGAAGGATTTGGCTTACAACCAGCTGGAAAATGGGGCAGTGCCTTTTGTCGTGCCGGATGTCCTCAAAGGAACCTTTGCCGATAACATGGACAAAACGACGGCAGCATGGGGAGACGCGGCGGTTATATGTCCGTGGACCATGTATCAATGCTATGGGGATAAGCAAATTTTAGCTCAGCAGTATGACAGTATGAAAGCATGGGTGGATTACATCCGCGCCCAGGGGAACGAAGAACATCTTTGGGATACCGGCTTGCAGCTTGGAGACTGGCTGGCGCTGGACAGCGAGGAAGGAAGTTATTTTGGGGCGACCGACGGAACGCTGGTGGCAACTGCTTACTTTGCGTATTCGACTCATATTTTGGCGCAGACGGCCAAACTGCTGAATCGTTATACCGATTACAGCACATATCAAAGCTTACATGAGGGGATTAAAACCGCTTTTGCGAACCGCTACTTCGATGACGCTGGCCAACTGACCTCCAATACCCAGACTGCACAGATTGTGGCTCTGCACTTTGGATTGGTGCCGGACAAGTATAAAACGCAAGTGATTCAGGAGCTCGTACGGCTCATAGAAAAAAATGATATGCATCTGGATACCGGCTTTGTGGGTACACCTTATCTATGCCTGGTTTTGTCCGACAATGGCTATACGGATGTAGCTTATAAGATTTTATTTCAAAATGATTATCCTTCATGGCTGTATCAGGTTGAACGTGGGGCAACGACTATGTGGGAGCATTGGGACAGCATCAAAGTGGACGGCTCGTTCTGGAGTACGGATATGAACTCGTTCAATCACTATTCATACGGTTCAGTCGGAGACTTTATGTACCAAAATATTGCCGGAATCGATGTACTTGAAGCGGGTTATAAAAAATCACGGTTAGCTCCTAAACCGCCTGCTAATCTTACTTCGGCCCACGGGAAACTGGAAACGCCATATGGCGCACTGGAAGTCCATTGGGAAATCGTGAATGAAGAAATGCAGATGACGGTTCGCGTTCCGCATAATACGACGGCTAAGATTACACTTCCGGGAGTGTTGGAGCCGGATGCACTGCAGCAGACCATTGCCACGCAATATCCGTCGATTGAGAATCCGCCTGTTAATATACCACAGGAGCTGGCTGGGAGAATGGGGATTGCAGGTGAACAGGAGACTTTCCAAAGGAGCGAAAATCATGAAATTACGTTTACGGTCGGTTCAGGGCAGTACGTCTTCCAGTACAGATACTGCCAGACTACCCAAGTTCCTGTACATGCAACCAGAGGCTAA
- a CDS encoding DUF1177 domain-containing protein: protein MMKQVYEVYDLLDSPSASGAEVQAYLEQLGQADISVTTVEGEKGFTDFIKVVIAGKNGRIRGGNCPTLGVIGRLGGLGARPEMIGFVSDGDGAAAAISAAAKLLSMQSKGDVLDGDVIICTHICPDAPTQPHDPVPFMDSPVDILTMNQYEVTPEMEAILSIDTTKGNRVINHKGIAISPTVREGYVLRISEDLVDIVQTVTGEPCVTFAVTTQDITPYGNDLYHINSILQPAVATSAPVVGVAITAAAPVPGSATGASHEGDIALAAKVAVEAAKAYGRGQCSFHSEKEFQHITKLYGNMKHLQTMGKSE, encoded by the coding sequence ATGATGAAACAAGTTTACGAAGTATATGATCTCTTGGACAGCCCGTCCGCCAGCGGGGCGGAAGTACAAGCTTATCTGGAACAACTGGGTCAAGCGGACATCAGCGTTACAACCGTTGAGGGAGAAAAAGGCTTTACGGATTTTATCAAAGTAGTCATTGCTGGGAAAAACGGCCGTATTCGCGGTGGCAATTGCCCAACTCTGGGTGTTATTGGTCGTCTTGGCGGACTTGGAGCACGCCCGGAAATGATCGGATTTGTATCTGATGGCGATGGCGCGGCAGCAGCGATTTCAGCAGCAGCCAAGCTTTTGTCTATGCAGTCCAAAGGTGATGTACTGGACGGCGACGTGATTATCTGTACGCATATTTGCCCGGATGCACCTACTCAGCCGCATGATCCGGTTCCATTTATGGATTCGCCAGTAGATATTTTGACGATGAACCAGTATGAGGTGACTCCCGAGATGGAAGCCATTCTGTCGATTGATACTACAAAAGGGAATCGTGTCATTAACCATAAAGGTATTGCTATTTCCCCTACCGTACGTGAAGGCTACGTGTTGCGGATCAGCGAAGACCTTGTCGATATTGTGCAGACCGTAACCGGCGAACCGTGTGTTACTTTTGCCGTGACCACACAGGATATCACACCTTATGGCAACGATCTGTATCATATCAACAGCATTTTGCAGCCAGCAGTGGCAACATCGGCTCCGGTTGTGGGTGTAGCTATTACCGCAGCAGCCCCCGTACCAGGCAGTGCAACGGGTGCAAGCCACGAAGGCGATATTGCGCTGGCTGCCAAAGTGGCTGTCGAAGCAGCCAAAGCCTATGGACGCGGACAATGCTCTTTTCATTCGGAAAAAGAATTTCAACATATCACAAAGCTGTACGGTAACATGAAGCATTTGCAAACGATGGGCAAGTCCGAATAG
- a CDS encoding ABC transporter ATP-binding protein: MSTLLEIRNLKKHYPIKKGLFSKQVGAVKAVDGINLTVQQGETLAIVGESGCGKSTTGRAILRLIEPTDGEILFNGTDIRKLNTEQLRKFRTDMQMVFQDPFASLDPRWTVQQVLEEPLITHEKLSKTQLKERVENLLEVVGLSPYHAHRYPHEFSGGQRQRIGIARALALNPKFIVCDEPVSALDVSIQAQVLNLMKDLQKQYDLTYMFISHDLSVVKFISNRVGVMYLGKLVELAPTQEMFKEPLHPYTKALMSAVPVADPEAERDRIVLKGDVPSPENPPSGCAFHNRCPAAMDICSKVQPLFAEAAPGRQVACHLYPTSVPEQAIAGQA; the protein is encoded by the coding sequence ATGAGTACACTGCTTGAAATACGTAATCTGAAAAAACACTATCCGATCAAAAAAGGACTTTTTTCCAAACAAGTGGGAGCAGTCAAAGCGGTGGATGGTATTAACCTGACTGTACAGCAGGGTGAAACCCTGGCAATCGTGGGGGAATCCGGCTGTGGAAAATCTACAACCGGTCGAGCAATCCTCAGATTGATTGAACCAACCGATGGAGAGATTCTGTTTAACGGTACGGATATACGGAAGCTCAATACCGAGCAACTGCGCAAATTCAGAACGGATATGCAGATGGTGTTTCAGGACCCGTTTGCTTCACTTGACCCAAGATGGACGGTACAGCAGGTGCTGGAAGAACCGCTTATCACCCATGAAAAGTTGAGCAAAACACAGCTTAAAGAGCGTGTAGAAAACCTGCTCGAAGTGGTCGGATTATCCCCTTATCACGCTCATCGTTACCCGCATGAGTTTTCGGGCGGTCAACGTCAGCGGATCGGGATTGCAAGGGCATTGGCGCTCAATCCCAAATTTATCGTTTGTGACGAGCCGGTCTCAGCGCTCGATGTGTCCATTCAGGCGCAGGTGCTCAACCTGATGAAGGACTTGCAAAAACAGTACGACCTGACGTATATGTTCATTTCCCATGATCTGTCGGTCGTCAAATTTATTAGCAATCGCGTTGGTGTGATGTACCTGGGCAAGCTGGTCGAACTCGCACCGACCCAAGAAATGTTCAAGGAGCCGCTGCATCCGTATACGAAGGCGTTGATGTCTGCGGTACCTGTAGCCGATCCGGAAGCGGAACGGGACCGGATTGTACTCAAAGGCGATGTGCCGAGCCCGGAAAATCCGCCAAGCGGCTGTGCGTTTCACAACCGTTGCCCGGCAGCCATGGACATTTGCAGCAAAGTGCAGCCCCTCTTTGCCGAAGCTGCACCGGGTCGGCAGGTCGCCTGCCACTTGTACCCGACTTCCGTACCGGAACAAGCGATAGCCGGGCAGGCATAA
- a CDS encoding MFS transporter encodes MNIKNKGLFKTALLSISLVLTSASAISAIIPMMLNQLSGVSSSLIESVVTIPSFTMMLFVLLSGPISSRLGKKNTVMLGLLLVVIGGILPMFTTNITWILALRLVLGAGLGMFNSLAVSLISDFFEGDERAQLVGFQSAVQGLGSSLATFVAGQLALIDWKFAFLCYAITIPVALLFFFIIPEPERVEPTVERSTGTGHKSGGVSIPVLGLGAALFLFMTFIMIVYTKTGIMIAEKNMPNPGFLGTALTLFSLSTMIAGFLFGKIYKWFRNYAPFISSLLTATGFVMLWFAQNVTMVTIAMLIIGFSFALFIPYIFTILTKIVPKGSETISISIAMVGSNLGAFASPYVIKLVGMLFGNETASFSFLVSAIVFTIAALICLGIAIRGKGSKAQAAVHS; translated from the coding sequence ATGAATATAAAAAACAAAGGTTTGTTTAAAACGGCGTTGCTGTCCATTTCGTTAGTCCTGACATCAGCGAGTGCCATTTCGGCTATCATACCGATGATGCTGAACCAATTATCAGGGGTTTCTAGTTCCTTGATTGAAAGCGTAGTTACTATTCCCTCCTTCACGATGATGCTGTTTGTGCTGCTGAGTGGTCCGATCTCTTCCCGATTGGGCAAAAAAAATACAGTCATGCTAGGACTTTTGCTCGTGGTCATCGGCGGAATCCTTCCTATGTTCACTACGAACATTACATGGATTCTCGCGTTGCGTCTGGTATTAGGTGCAGGTCTCGGGATGTTCAATTCGCTGGCCGTTAGCTTAATTAGTGATTTTTTTGAAGGGGACGAACGTGCCCAATTAGTAGGCTTTCAAAGCGCCGTTCAAGGGCTCGGAAGCAGCTTAGCTACTTTTGTGGCAGGACAGCTTGCCTTAATCGATTGGAAGTTTGCCTTTTTATGCTATGCGATCACTATTCCTGTTGCGCTGTTATTCTTCTTTATCATTCCCGAACCAGAGCGTGTGGAGCCTACAGTGGAGCGTTCAACAGGAACGGGCCACAAGAGCGGCGGAGTATCCATACCTGTACTTGGATTAGGAGCTGCACTTTTCCTGTTTATGACCTTTATCATGATTGTGTATACCAAAACAGGTATTATGATTGCTGAAAAGAATATGCCTAATCCTGGTTTTCTAGGAACTGCGTTAACGCTGTTTTCCTTGTCAACTATGATTGCAGGCTTCTTGTTTGGTAAAATATATAAATGGTTTAGAAATTACGCTCCCTTTATCTCCAGTCTATTAACAGCTACAGGTTTTGTAATGCTGTGGTTTGCTCAGAATGTGACCATGGTTACCATTGCCATGCTGATCATTGGCTTTAGCTTTGCTCTGTTTATTCCTTATATTTTTACCATACTAACTAAAATCGTGCCTAAAGGCAGTGAGACGATTTCCATTTCCATTGCGATGGTAGGCTCCAATTTGGGAGCGTTTGCTTCGCCGTATGTCATCAAGTTAGTTGGCATGCTGTTTGGAAATGAAACCGCCTCATTTTCCTTCCTCGTTTCTGCGATTGTGTTTACGATTGCTGCACTCATCTGTCTGGGAATCGCTATTAGAGGAAAGGGCAGTAAGGCTCAGGCGGCAGTTCACAGTTAA
- a CDS encoding M20 family metallopeptidase → MTDWKTLVLDEIEKRQDELLELCSRLIQFPSENPPGDSREISQFIMDYLKEAGIETTIHESGPNMWNLISDYGAETADGKKLIFCGHTDVVPAGDRTRWDFDPFCGEIRDGYLLGRGASDMKAGLGGLIFTVALFSKLGVPLEGALSLLVVPDEETGGHLGVPWVLERKLIEGTAAVIAEPSGPQNPTIGQKGSCWFEFTVEGTPGHGSLQPIAGESAILKAARGIEALQQLWDIKPDIPEEVKEIIEISKRYVSERENPSYGQAFDHVTVNIGTIQGGTKVNVVADRCTVQVDSRVPFGVDHRDVLARAKELLASVGIDAEPKQFGFFGNANWTPPTEPIVHDLVDSIAEVSGKEAYGVLQWATSDARAFRKYHIPVLQYGPADLGTIHNFNERAPVWQILQSAKVYALTALKYLKTTKTEA, encoded by the coding sequence ATGACAGATTGGAAAACGTTAGTTCTTGATGAAATAGAAAAACGGCAGGACGAATTGCTGGAGCTTTGTTCGCGGTTAATTCAGTTTCCCTCGGAAAATCCTCCAGGTGATTCACGTGAAATCAGTCAGTTTATTATGGACTACCTTAAAGAAGCGGGGATTGAAACAACTATACATGAATCCGGGCCGAATATGTGGAACCTCATTTCTGATTATGGCGCTGAAACGGCGGACGGAAAAAAACTGATTTTCTGTGGGCATACAGACGTTGTGCCAGCAGGGGATCGTACCCGTTGGGATTTTGATCCGTTCTGTGGTGAAATACGTGATGGCTATCTGCTTGGGCGCGGGGCTTCGGACATGAAAGCCGGACTGGGCGGATTAATATTTACTGTTGCGCTGTTTTCCAAACTAGGCGTACCGCTCGAAGGTGCGTTGTCGTTGCTTGTAGTTCCAGACGAAGAAACTGGGGGACATCTTGGAGTACCTTGGGTGCTGGAAAGAAAACTAATTGAAGGAACGGCTGCTGTGATCGCAGAGCCTTCAGGCCCGCAAAACCCGACAATCGGTCAAAAAGGAAGCTGCTGGTTTGAGTTTACCGTTGAAGGCACGCCGGGTCACGGCAGTCTGCAACCGATCGCAGGTGAAAGTGCTATTTTAAAAGCAGCAAGAGGAATTGAAGCTCTGCAACAACTGTGGGATATCAAACCTGATATTCCAGAAGAAGTAAAAGAGATCATTGAAATTTCCAAGCGTTATGTAAGCGAACGGGAAAACCCAAGCTATGGGCAAGCATTTGACCATGTAACTGTGAACATTGGTACGATTCAGGGGGGCACCAAAGTCAATGTGGTTGCCGACCGTTGTACGGTACAAGTGGATTCCCGTGTTCCTTTTGGTGTAGACCATCGGGATGTACTGGCTAGAGCGAAAGAATTGCTTGCAAGTGTAGGCATTGATGCTGAACCCAAACAGTTCGGGTTTTTCGGTAACGCCAACTGGACCCCGCCGACCGAACCGATTGTGCATGATCTTGTGGATTCCATCGCTGAGGTTAGCGGTAAAGAAGCCTATGGGGTGTTGCAGTGGGCAACCAGTGATGCCCGTGCATTCCGCAAATATCATATTCCGGTATTGCAATATGGACCTGCGGACCTTGGAACCATCCACAACTTCAACGAAAGAGCTCCGGTATGGCAAATCCTTCAATCCGCGAAAGTATACGCCTTGACGGCGCTTAAATATCTGAAAACTACAAAAACAGAAGCTTAA
- a CDS encoding AraC family transcriptional regulator produces the protein MNLHELDQLLRTKTEIELLQQQNNEVINDLSEESEDERYYDINLNMFRMPALFFFGEHDIYISKHNRFAPMLEHMHEFIELNYVYSGKCNQIIAGKEIQLCEGQVCVLDKDVPHSIAPLGEDDILINILLQRETISSLFLQRLSKKKSLIGEFLANSVLQHQHHNHFIIFESQHNENLQYILRRILIEYFSSQEDSMELVKAYLQIVFGELVRVLESEHNIHLNQQENNITSILNYMEEHYQHLSLQQLSNHFNYNSTYLSNKLKKVTGLTYTQLIANIKLNAAYSLVVNTSLPFEMIFKQVGYNSMSFFYKKFKMAYGATPQNIRNKQLRK, from the coding sequence ATGAACCTTCATGAGTTGGACCAGTTGCTGAGAACTAAAACGGAAATTGAACTTTTACAACAACAAAACAACGAGGTTATTAATGATCTCTCTGAAGAATCGGAGGATGAACGATACTATGATATTAATCTGAACATGTTTCGTATGCCTGCTTTGTTTTTCTTTGGAGAACATGATATTTATATTAGCAAGCACAATAGATTTGCTCCGATGCTGGAGCACATGCATGAATTTATTGAATTAAACTATGTTTATTCAGGTAAGTGCAATCAAATCATAGCAGGCAAAGAAATTCAGCTTTGTGAAGGCCAGGTGTGTGTCCTGGATAAGGATGTGCCCCACAGCATCGCTCCTTTGGGAGAAGACGATATCCTTATTAATATCCTGCTGCAAAGAGAAACGATTTCTTCCCTGTTCTTACAACGGTTATCTAAGAAAAAAAGTCTGATTGGTGAATTTCTCGCCAACTCTGTTCTCCAGCATCAGCACCATAATCACTTTATTATTTTTGAGTCGCAGCATAATGAAAACCTTCAATATATATTGCGCAGAATCTTAATCGAATATTTTTCCAGTCAAGAGGATTCGATGGAATTGGTCAAGGCTTATTTGCAAATTGTTTTTGGAGAATTGGTTCGTGTATTGGAAAGCGAGCATAATATTCACTTAAACCAGCAGGAAAATAATATTACATCTATTCTGAATTATATGGAAGAGCACTATCAGCATTTAAGCTTGCAGCAGCTATCTAATCATTTTAATTACAATAGTACGTATTTAAGTAATAAGTTAAAAAAAGTAACCGGTCTTACTTACACTCAGCTTATTGCCAACATTAAACTCAATGCAGCCTATTCTCTGGTTGTAAATACCAGCCTGCCGTTCGAAATGATATTTAAGCAAGTTGGGTATAACAGCATGAGTTTTTTCTATAAAAAATTTAAAATGGCTTATGGCGCTACCCCGCAAAATATCCGAAACAAGCAGTTGAGGAAATGA
- a CDS encoding ABC transporter ATP-binding protein yields the protein MAQLLEVTNLRTEFKTAAGTIRAVDGVDLSVGKGETLGIVGESGCGKSITSLSIMQLLPKGLGKVAAGEVRFNGENILDYSERKMRSIRGNEMAMIFQEPMTSLNPVFKIGKQIAESARYHHGVSKHKAKAMAVEMLTKVGIPRPEKVAVSYPHELSGGMRQRVMIAMAMVCNPKLLIADEPTTALDVTIQAQILDLMRDLQKSEGTSILMITHDLGVVAEMCDRVVIMYAGQVVEETDVKTLFKEPRHPYTQSLLASLPQLNSDQERLASIPGQVPNPLDMPKGCRFAPRCQFAKEICLAEAPELVEVEPGHKSRCLLQQEGYHEYTA from the coding sequence ATGGCACAATTGCTTGAAGTAACCAATCTCCGCACAGAGTTCAAGACTGCGGCGGGTACCATCCGGGCAGTGGACGGCGTCGATCTGTCGGTTGGCAAAGGGGAAACACTCGGGATTGTTGGGGAATCCGGGTGCGGCAAAAGCATCACTTCCCTTTCCATTATGCAGCTTCTCCCCAAAGGGCTTGGGAAAGTAGCTGCTGGTGAAGTACGGTTTAACGGCGAAAACATCCTGGATTACTCAGAGCGGAAAATGCGTTCAATTCGAGGCAATGAGATGGCTATGATTTTCCAGGAGCCTATGACTTCGCTCAATCCCGTGTTCAAAATCGGTAAACAAATTGCCGAATCTGCCAGATACCATCACGGTGTAAGTAAACATAAAGCCAAGGCCATGGCCGTGGAAATGCTGACGAAAGTTGGTATTCCACGCCCAGAGAAAGTAGCCGTTTCTTACCCGCATGAGCTCTCGGGGGGGATGCGGCAGCGGGTTATGATTGCAATGGCAATGGTCTGCAATCCGAAGCTGCTGATCGCGGATGAGCCGACCACGGCACTCGACGTGACCATTCAGGCGCAAATCCTTGATTTGATGCGTGACCTGCAAAAGTCCGAAGGAACCTCCATTCTGATGATTACCCATGACCTTGGCGTTGTAGCTGAAATGTGTGATCGGGTGGTTATTATGTACGCCGGGCAGGTGGTGGAAGAAACGGATGTCAAAACGCTTTTTAAAGAACCCAGGCATCCGTATACACAAAGTCTGTTAGCCTCATTGCCGCAATTGAATAGTGATCAGGAGCGTCTGGCTTCCATTCCGGGTCAGGTTCCCAACCCGCTCGATATGCCAAAAGGCTGCCGTTTTGCACCACGCTGTCAGTTTGCCAAAGAAATTTGCCTTGCAGAGGCCCCGGAGCTTGTGGAAGTGGAACCCGGGCACAAAAGCCGCTGCTTGTTACAGCAGGAGGGATATCATGAGTACACTGCTTGA